A genomic region of Clarias gariepinus isolate MV-2021 ecotype Netherlands chromosome 23, CGAR_prim_01v2, whole genome shotgun sequence contains the following coding sequences:
- the si:ch1073-335m2.2 gene encoding msx2-interacting protein isoform X2, giving the protein MVRETRHLWVGNLPEHVREEKIVEYFKRYGRVESVKVLRKRGSEGGVAAFVDFVDIKSAQKAHNAVNKMGDRDLRTDYNEPGSVPSSVRGLEDNPPSSSHTRDVATFSRAAVGPVYGPPVSLHTREGRYERRLDGTTDTRDRAYEHNPYGHHERSGTFDRPRHYNTDYYRDRAIFASGVGASPAVSAISGGFDTTESHFESRIRDPFTLSGSARRDPYRDDRGRRVDRTYHHRRSRSSHSSQSRHPSPQRTTGQTPKAPHSPKRAPVSPSRGPRSRSRSRSSSSDSVSSTSSTGSGSDSNSSSSEGSRARSVQSAATHPPPAPPPLSLDCDEPRRSFGIRVQNLPVRSTDTSLKDGLFHEFKKYGKVTSVQIHGASEERYGLVFFRQQEDQEKALSVSKGKLFFGMLIEVTAWNGPETESENEFRPLDGRIDEFHPKATRTLFIGNLEKTTNYQQLLDVFQRFGEIVDIDIKRVNGVPQYAFVQYSDIASVCKAIKKMDGEYLGANRLKLGFGKSMPTTCVWLDGLSSNITEQYLTRHFCRYGHVVKVVFDRLKGMALILYNNTDFAQAAVRETKGWKIGGNKIKVDFASQESQVAFYRSMQASGQDMRDFYEIPAERRDDRRPSYHEFSAERAYYENVRAPGIYAEDPRRDYPARSRERYPELDHYQGDHYDPRYHEDPRDYRDYRDPFEQDIRKYSYIQRERERERERFEADRSRWSPSHPRRPITPSASPSPSERVSREAERRVYRHSSERSGSCSSLSPTPQFEKSEKSPVDFKTDSLDREVEQAEADRVSGTEKSKRGRRKEKADREKGEKTKSRRGKVQSPSVPYSEADREPSQDSNSGKAKGSDVEGSERQRHKGEGEPSPSDPMSRLESQKEKLDGAKIDSVDRDNKGRSKKHLKSEVGNEGKDPLLDSDRLAARKRRFGDPSKTNKQKRGRLEDEQSTVSQPADVGASYSKEGESDVKTLDKDTQKREHSKSKSERVVTHCRDELDHRADSQNSSGRQEEHSETNVESLDLKSQSGLSVSRQFSNDGTPEKDNKGREELLDIDLSQSYRKQMEQNRRLRQQLQEPDKPGKPETPQCVEPEDFEHRSLVHEVGKPPQDVTDNSPPTKSKKQDHLDIEVGTKRERVYRIFRPKSEESEWTINSPKFNPSQLGEEEYTDVPQLITVKEVKEPPKHEDSSHQDIDPVKRVHTTQVSKLSTSQHDEQRRWESRLKQDLLPDFSRSSEKRRLNRSYLDYRLWPDLEPGEVRSDSEEDREHKPNSLMPSTSVSFPERHRGDRLPESKLTTSLERNKFCSFALDQTITPDTKALLERAKSLSSSREDNWSFLDSDSHFASFRSRKDTEKVESTPRPTPSWYMKKKKIRSESEDKLDDRKEDPKPEEQERRELFASRFLHSSIFEQDSRRLQHLERKHEDPEHGMGFPANQQGQNESQPDTEPVVLFHERFLELTRLQQQKGKEQSQQETKKEEGTDGQVIDKTQEEEQRSVVEQAELKPAEIKPVSPVQTPQASPMQIIQPLPVQEILKSAPVVTLKETSPQHEVCNVEESAPKQLCLSVKEEKQPEQPLVSLTNALPQEPPESSRSEFQDSKTLVKEIKTSPNKEFELTNDGDVEQCSSSEKRTTDSQIICEPKSEPQTEIPEVQNPPSPMIVDEGEGRLEKSEPVPMEVELPAKETDSKCVDNYTVEEPISPPPRSRNKKGKASPTAPLTPSHTPDKQSTRKSERIDREKLKRSSSPRVDSSKAVLDSKLTGKSPIHSPETDQNVEQNTPPVRARRRNVRSVYATPVEDESTPQTGKDVESPRGSRKRGVDKEAGQPQAEPDNPPVPTPPRRGRPPKNRRQGEDFSACKSERSKVAETKEFDINESGNSETVTKAGKGKHSPYVNKTANQGTGAVLAKKGDKFDKTSDTVPTTEMDVESQDSNGQQDSGPLAANEPKEEHKPLSNLETKDKITQIEGTIGSQDKLGETAQEQSPLDKSTKTKTTRITCTSKLMTEDKSLVLKNLRIRLDVTEVKAMLQTGEDESGHDDGPKKVVSGTSPKEQVPDHRFEKETIEEDGNKESVTTPPKVKDPHEALSRQMELEEAVENIAKLTEGPPLLQFKNSTESQAPLSEIVEGREEDKPANPASETELAAAIDSITSEDLSCGLPQDQVISAVVDPDPDVQTLVPDAKVEGSNATVQEDSSNTGTPRKSSKGRPKVQKRAKGQKAAASKKEAVKEVVMEPENLSVKSPESTSTAVAEISPTGAAAVIAPLSKQDSNLAGNIVPEVPKVIESALKEQPDLPKLSSPAASKSPSSLRPQLNPYECTSPSLSPTSICLKPSHPSRLSVSPTDRLSQPKETAVVSPSASPATPTGSPTLLSDSFAHDSNTSDLRKILAKPRGIPISEVSATSASMHLRESDVKSALHENRQPSIPAQPVVRQQTSLPSPETKQVFNEKSVISVIASTATSVISRVCNPSESEEKHSLPMANPFVEKQAPKQMYQTSLEESSTYHGPPVGEEGGNTGRYIVETTSLSTGPTTGLRVNTSEGVVVLSHSGQKIEGRQRISAKISQIPPPSAVDIESPQLVTMPQIKQDLYSSSQRDVAKSSVPAADHVHSLKTQTNVSTKHESCSDKLDSYPPVQSGVVKRLQQTPGSAQVMGFHPSEYTMLMKHQKKGEGSEPLNVENVKPAWVSTISPAISPLLPSTGGNHVGFIPGTSTDRAASHIQTKQEPRSPRKSGHPHSPFAKVSSPIGSSSPKGVSMVLPTGLPTMTQYVPSVHHSEQSVIMPPHSQHGSLGRMSPHRVGQAISMGHLSQGDVRVNTPPLSVMNYGIHPDGLASSWAPGQQRPTSPQAVGNREMVLKVNPASARGHEASEEEAARRFHQALTRPTATQLKPDSIPAEYRSALHSALPLERFNMQPRDMRMLIYHPQGERPAAELHQGHIAEAVPPTSTPTNITASLSPRAHLLQKGMSDKDALKQSEIKRATPPPGKDGMLGIRGTVPAMASPKRVQLITSGPPFSEYSNMYSNLRNVHSQFPENSPMGISQPPRNITPSQGAQESDHNQAQTENQVEHVGHQQINMVQLLTRYPIVWQGLLALKNETAAVQLHFVCGNKSLGLRSLPVPETGPPLRIVQRMRLETQQLEGVARRMTGESEFCLLLAMPCGLNQEDVVTQTQVLKSAFINYLKAKLAAGIINVPNPGSNQPAYVLQIFPPCEFSESHLSRLAPDLINQISSISPHLMIVITSV; this is encoded by the exons ATGGTTCGGGAAACCAGACACCTCTGGGTGGGAAATTTACCCGAACATGTTCGAGAAGAAAAAATTGTCGAATATTTTAAacg GTATGGACGCGTGGAGAGCGTCAAAGTCCTCCGTAAGCGAGGTTCGGAAGGCGGCGTGGCAGCTTTCGTGGATTTCGTTGACATCAAAAGCGCCCAGAAGGCGCACAACGCTGTCAACAAAATGGGCGACAGAGACCTTCGCACTGATTACAACGAGCCCGGCTCGGTGCCCAGCTCGGTCCGGGGTCtggaggacaaccctccgtctAGCAGTCACACCAGGGACGTTGCAACTTTCTCGAGAGCTGCTGTGGGTCCCGTTTATGGGCCCCCGGTGTCTCTCCACACCAGGGAGGGACGCTATGAACGCAGACTAGACGG CACCACAGACACTCGGGATCGAGCATATGAGCACAATCCGTACGGACACCACGAACGCAGTGGCACTTTTGATAGGCCGCGGCACTACAACACGGACTATTACCGAGACCGTGCCATTTTTGCCTCTGGAGTTGGGGCCAGCCCTGCAGTTAGTGCTATTAGTGGGGGCTTTGACACGACAGAATCTCATTTTGAGTCTCGAATCCGTGATCCCTTCACTTTGTCTGGTTCCGCTCGTCGGGATCCTTACCGCGACGATAGGGGACGACGCGTCGATCGGACTTACCATCATCGCCGGAGTCGATCTTCTCATTCCTCGCAATCACGACACCCTTCTCCACAAAGGACCACGGGACAGACCCCCAAAGCCCCCCATTCCCCAAAAAGAGCTCCTGTTTCTCCAAGCAGGGGTCCACGATCACGTTCCCGAAGCCGATCGTCCAGCTCGGATTCAGTCAGCAGCACCAGCAGTACAGGAAGCGGCAG TGATTCCAACAGCAGTTCTAGCGAGGGATCACGAGCACGCTCTGTTCAGTCCGCGGCCACTCATCCACCTCCAGCTCCTCCTCCACTATCTCTGGACTGTGATGAACCACGTCGAAGTTTTGGCATCCGAGTCCAGAACCTCCCTGTACGATCCACAG ACACAAGTCTAAAAGATGGACTTTTCCATGAGTTTAAGAAGTATGGGAAGGTCACCTCAGTGCAGATCCATGGAGCTTCAGAGGAGCGATACGGTTTGGTGTTTTTCAGACAGCAGGAAGACCAAGAGAAAGCACTCAGTGTGTCCAAAGGAAAGCTCTTCTTTGGTATGCTGATTGAAGTGACAGCATGGAATGGCCCTG AGACGGAAAGCGAGAATGAGTTCCGGCCATTGGATGGGCGCATCGACGAGTTTCACCCAAAGGCAACCAGAACATTGTTTATTGGAAATTTGGAGAAAACAACTAATTACCAGCAGCTCCTTGATGTGTTTCAGCGCTTTGGAGAAATAGTG gATATCGATATTAAAAGGGTTAACGGCGTCCCCCAGTATGCCTTTGTGCAGTACTCTGACATTGCCAGTGTCTGTAAAGCTATTAAGAAAATGGATGGAGAATACTTAGGTGCCAATCGACTCAAG CTTGGCTTTGGGAAGAGTATGCCTACGACCTGCGTGTGGTTAGACGGTCTGTCCTCTAACATCACAGAGCAGTACCTTACGCGTCATTTCTGTCGCTATGGACACGTGGTGAAG GTTGTTTTTGACAGATTGAAAGGAATGGCTCTTATTCTATACAACAATACAGATTTTGCACAAGCAGCTGTAAGAGAGACCAAAGGATGGAAGATTGGTGGCAACAAAATCAAG GTTGATTTCGCCAGTCAGGAGAGCCAGGTGGCATTCTACCGCTCTATGCAGGCATCAGGGCAAGATATGCGTGACTTCTATGAAATCCCAGCTGAACGAAG GGACGACAGAAGACCCTCATATCATGAATTCTCAGCCGAGAGGGCATATTATGAAAATGTTCGTGCGCCAGGAATCTATGCTGAGGACCCACGGCGAGACTATCCCGCTCGCAGCCGTGAACGTTATCCAGAATTAGACCATTATCAAGGTGACCACTATGACCCACGCTATCATGAAGACCCTCGTGATTACAGAGATTACAGAGACCCCTTTGAACAGGATATCAGAAAATATAGCTACATTCAGCGTGAACGTGAGCGAGAACGCGAGCGTTTTGAGGCTGACCGCAGCAGATGGAGCCCGTCCCATCCACGCCGGCCCATAACACCTTCTGCCTCTCCTTCACCATCTGAGCGCGTCTCAAGGGAAGCAGAGCGACGTGTGTACAGGCACTCATCTGAGAGAAGTGGGAGCTGTAGCTCCTTATCGCCAACTCCTCAGTTTGAAAAGTCTGAAAAGTCTCCAGTTGATTTTAAAACTGATAGTCTGGACAGAGAAGTGGAGCAGGCCGAGGCTGACCGTGTGAGTGGAACAGAAAAGAGCAAGCGCGGCAGACGCAAAGAAAAAGCAGACAGAGAGAAGGGTGAGAAAACAAAATCGAGAAGGGGGAAAGTGCAGTCCCCGAGTGTACCTTATTCTGAAGCAGATCGAGAGCCCAGTCAGGACTCAAATTCTGGGAAAGCGAAGGGTTCAGATGTGGAGGGCTCAGAGAGGCAGAGGCACAAAGGTGAAGGCGAACCATCCCCTTCAGATCCGATGTCTCGTCTGGAGTCACAAAAAGAAAAGCTTGATGGTGCTAAAATTGATTCAGTGGATCGAGATAATAAAGGGAGGTCAAAGAAACACCTTAAATCAGAAGTTGGAAACGAAGGGAAAGACCCGCTTTTGGATTCGGATAGGCTTGCGGCACGAAAAAGGCGCTTTGGTGATCCCAGCAAAACCAACAAACAGAAGAGGGGTCGCCTTGAGGATGAACAGAGCACAGTTAGCCAACCTGCAGATGTTGGAGCTTCCTATTCAAAGGAAGGAGAAAGCGATGTGAAAACATTAGATAAAGATACACAGAAAAGAGAACATTCTAAGTCCAAATCAGAGAGGGTGGTGACTCATTGTAGGGACGAATTGGATCACCGAGCTGATTCCCAAAACTCATCTGGACGACAGGAAGAGCATTCTGAGACTAACGTGGAGTCTTTAGATTTAAAATCTCAGTCTGGACTAAGCGTGTCAAGGCAGTTCTCCAACGATGGAACCCCAGAGAAGGACAACAAAGGCAGGGAAGAGTTACTGGACATAGATCTTTCTCAGAGTTATCGAAAGCAAATGGAGCAGAACCGAAGACTTCGACAGCAGCTCCAAGAGCCTGACAAACCAGGAAAGCCAGAAACTCCTCAGTGTGTAGAACCAGAAGATTTTGAACACCGCAGCTTGGTGCATGAGGTAGGCAAGCCACCACAGGATGTCACTGATAACTCTCCACCGACTAAAAGCAAGAAACAAGATCACTTGGACATCGAGGTTGGCACCAAGAGAGAACGAGTATACAGAATTTTCCGGCCGAAGAGTGAAGAGTCAGAGTGGACCATAAACTCGCCCAAATTTAATCCCTCTCAACTTGGAGAGGAAGAATATACAGATGTTCCTCAACTGATTACTGTGAAAGAAGTAAAAGAACCACCTAAACATGAGGACAGTTCTCATCAGGATATAGACCCGGTTAAACGTGTACATACTACACAGGTTTCCAAGCTAAGCACGTCCCAACATGATGAGCAGAGACGTTGGGAAAGTCGGCTAAAGCAAGACTTGCTGCCTGACTTTTCAAGGAGCTCAGAAAAAAGGCGCCTTAATCGATCGTATTTGGATTACAGACTCTGGCCTGATTTAGAGCCCGGTGAAGTGCGCTCTGACTCTGAAGAAGATAGAGAACACAAACCAAATTCTCTTATGCCCTCAACCTCAGTGTCCTTCCCTGAACGTCATCGTGGAGACAGGTTACCAGAATCAAAACTAACCACCTCACTGGAAAGAAACAAGTTTTGTTCATTTGCACTCGATCAGACAATTACACCAGACACTAAAGCATTGCTGGAGCGAGCAAAGTCCTTATCCTCTTCAAGGGAAGACAATTGGTCTTTTCTGGACAGCGATTCTCATTTTGCCAGTTTTAGAAGCAGAAAAGATACAGAAAAGGTTGAGTCAACTCCACGACCAACTCCTTCATGGtacatgaagaagaagaaaatacgAAGCGAGTCCGAGGATAAACTAGATGATCGAAAGGAAGATCCGAAACCAGAAGAGCAAGAGCGTCGAGAGCTTTTCGCCTCACGCTTTCTTCACAGCTCTATCTTTGAACAGGACTCGAGGCGTCTTCAGCATCTTGAAAGAAAGCACGAAGACCCTGAGCATGGCATGGGCTTTCCAGCTAACCAGCAAGGCCAGAATGAAAGTCAGCCTGATACTGAACCAGTAGTCCTCTTCCATGAACGCTTTTTAGAGTTGACAAGACTTCAGCAACAGAAGGGGAAAGAGCAGTCTcagcaagaaaccaaaaaagAGGAAGGCACTGATGGACAAGTCATTGATAAAACACAGGAGGAAGAGCAACGCAGTGTGGTTGAACAAGCTGAACTGAAACCAGCTGAGATTAAACCAGTCAGCCCTGTACAAACCCCTCAGGCAAGCCCCATGCAAATCATTCAACCTCTTCCTGTTCAAGAAATTCTGAAGTCAGCACCTGTTGTGACACTTAAGGAGACGTCGCCTCAGCACGAAGTTTGTAATGTTGAAGAATCTGCCCCTAAAcaactctgtctgtctgtaaaagaagaaaaacaacctGAACAGCCTTTAGTCTCCCTGACAAATGCACTGCCTCAAGAACCCCCTGAATCAAGTAGATCTGAATTCCAGGACTCAAAGACTTTAGTGAAGGAAATTAAAACAAGTCCTAATAAAGAGTTTGAGCTCACCAATGACGGAGACGTTGAGCAGTGCTCCAGTAGCGAGAAACGTACTACTGACTCGCAAATAATATGTGAACCAAAATCTGAGCCTCAAACCGAGATTCCTGAAGTACAAAACCCTCCATCTCCTATGATTGTAGATGAAGGTGAAGGAAGATTAGAGAAATCGGAGCCTGTTCCTATGGAAGTTGAACTTCCTGCGAAAGAAACTGATTCAAAATGTGTGGACAATTATACGGTGGAGGAACCAATATCTCCTCCTCCAAGGTCCAGAAACAAGAAGGGAAAGGCCTCGCCAACAGCCCCTTTgaccccatcacacacaccagaTAAACAGAGTACTCGCAAAAGTGAACGTATCGATAGAGAAAAACTAAAACGCTCCTCTTCTCCAAGAGTGGACTCCTCTAAAGCAGTTTTAGATTCGAAGTTGACTGGAAAATCACCCATTCATAGCCCTGAGACTGATCAAAATGTAGAACAAAACACTCCCCCTGTGAGAGCAAGGCGTAGAAATGTACGTTCTGTTTATGCCACCCCGGTTGAAGATGAATCTACACCACAAACTGGAAAGGATGTGGAGTCACCTCGTGGGTCACGCAAGCGTGGTGTAGACAAAGAAGCAGGGCAACCTCAAGCAGAACCAGACAATCCCCCTGTACCGACACCGCCACGGCGGGGACGTCCACCTAAAAATCGACGTCAAGGAGAGGATTTTTCGGCTTGCAAGAGTGAGCGCTCAAAAGTAGCTGAGACTAAGGAGTTTGACATTAATGAAAGTGGAAACAGTGAAACTGTAACCAAGGCAGGCAAAGGCAAACATTCCCCTTACGTAAACAAAACTGCAAATCAAGGTACTGGGGCTGTATTAGCAAAAAAAGGAGACAAATTTGATAAAACGTCTGACACAGTACCTACTACTGAGATGGACGTGGAGTCTCAGGACAGCAATGGCCAGCAGGATAGTGGTCCTTTAGCAGCGAATGAACCAAAGGAGGAGCATAAACCACTAAGCAATTTagagacaaaagacaaaattaCTCAAATAGAAGGCACTATTGGAAGCCAAGATAAACTCGGTGAGACTGCTCAAGAGCAGTCACCTTTGGACAAAAGCACGAAAACTAAAACTACTCGGATAACTTGTACTTCAAAGCTAATGACTGAGGATAAATCTCTTGTTCTCAAAAACCTCAGAATCAGGCTTGATGTGACGGAGGTAAAAGCAATGCTACAAACTGGGGAGGACGAATCGGGGCATGATGACGGACCTAAAAAGGTCGTGTCAGGAACATCGCCTAAAGAGCAAGTGCCAGATCATAGATTTGAGAAAGAGACCATAGAGGAAGATGGTAATAAAGAGTCAGTAACAACACCTCCAAAGGTCAAGGATCCACATGAGGCATTATCCCGCCAGATGGAGCTCGAAGAAGCTGTGGAAAACATTGCTAAACTTACAGAAGGCCCGCCTCTTCTTCAGTTCAAGAACTCAACCGAGTCCCAAGCCCCTTTATCTGAAATTGTAGAGGGGCGTGAAGAAGACAAGCCTGCTAATCCTGCTAGTGAAACAGAACTTGCCGCTGCTATTGATTCCATCACGTCTGAAGACCTGTCTTGCGGTTTGCCACAAGACCAAGTTATCAGCGCTGTTGTAGACCCAGACCCAGATGTTCAAACTTTAGTCCCAGATGCCAAAGTTGAAGGCAGCAATGCGACTGTTCAAGAAGACTCATCAAACACGGGGACACCGAGAAAAAGTAGTAAAGGAAGACCAAAAGTCCAGAAGAGAGCCAAAGGCCAAAAAGCTGCTGCAAGCAAAAAAGAAGCTGTTAAAGAGGTGGTAATGGAGCCTGAAAATCTTTCTGTTAAGTCCCCAGAGTCAACATCCACAGCAGTTGCCGAGATTTCACCCACAGGTGCTGCTGCTGTAATTGCCCCATTATCCAAGCAAGATTCCAATTTAGCTGGTAATATTGTCCCTGAAGTTCCTAAAGTGATTGAGAGTGCTCTTAAAGAGCAGCCTGACTTGCCAAAATTATCTAGTCCAGCAGCAAGCAAAAGCCCATCATCACTCAGACCTCAGCTTAATCCTTATGAGTGTACGTCTCCTTCCCTTTCTCCCACAAGTATTTGCCTTAAACCTTCACATCCAAGTAGACTTTCCGTTTCCCCCACAGACAGATTGAGTCAGCCTAAAGAGACAGCGGTAGTCTCCCCTTCAGCCTCTCCCGCAACTCCAACAGGGAGCCCAACATTGTTGTCTGATTCCTTTGCCCATGATAGTAACACCAGTGATCTTCGGAAAATTCTTGCAAAACCAAGAGGTATCCCAATCTCGGAGGTGAGTGCTACTTCTGCAAGCATGCATTTGAGGGAAAGCGATGTCAAAAGTGCTCTGCATGAAAACAGGCAACCTTCTATTCCAGCTCAGCCAGTAGTTCGCCAGCAGACATCCTTACCATCCCCGGAGACGAAGCAAGTCTTTAATGAGAAATCTGTTATTTCTGTCATTGCCTCCACTGCCACATCTGTCATTAGTCGAGTTTGCAACCCCTCTGAATCCGAGGAGAAACACAGTCTTCCAATGGCAAACCCATTTGTGGAAAAGCAGGCACCAAAACAGATGTACCAGACCAGCTTGGAGGAAAGTAGCACTTACCATGGACCACCTGTTGGAGAGGAGGGTGGGAATACGGGTCGCTATATAGTGGAGACCACATCACTTAGTACAGGCCCCACTACTGGTCTCAGGGTTAACACTTCTGAGGGGGTGGTAGTGTTGAGTCACTCGGGACAGAAAATTGAGGGACGACAacgaattagtgcaaaaatcaGTCAAATTCCACCACCCAGTGCAGTGGACATAGAATCTCCGCAGCTAGTGACGATGCCTCAGATCAAACAGGACCTTtacagttcatcccaaagagaTGTGGCTAAAAGTTCAGTACCTGCAGCAGACCATGTTCATTCCCTGAAAACGCAGACAAATGTATCCACTAAGCATGAATCTTGTTCAGATAAATTAGACTCGTACCCTCCAGTGCAAAGCGGGGTTGTGAAGAGATTACAGCAGACACCTGGCTCAGCACAGGTAATGGGTTTCCATCCCTCAGAATACACAATGTTGATGAAGCATCAAAAGAAAGGAGAAGGAAGTGAACCACTTAATGTGGAAAATGTGAAGCCTGCCTGGGTGTCTACAATAAGTCCTGCCATAAGTCCTCTTCTTCCTTCTACAGGTGGCAATCACGTTGGGTTCATACCAGGAACGTCTACGGACAGAGCCGCCTCACATATTCAAACCAAACAGGAACCCCGCTCACCACGGAAATCCGGTCACCCCCATTCTCCTTTTGCCAAAGTGTCTTCTCCGATTGGCTCTTCATCTCCTAAAGGTGTGTCTATGGTATTACCAACCGGTTTACCCACCATGACCCAGTATGTCCCTAGTGTGCACCACTCTGAACAGTCAGTCATTATGCCTCCTCATAGTCAACACGGAAGCCTTGGCAGAATGTCGCCTCATCGCGTGGGCCAGGCCATTTCCATGGGTCACCTTTCTCAGGGAGACGTACGAGTCAACACGCCTCCGCTATCAGTGATGAACTATGGAATTCACCCTGACGGCCTTGCTTCATCTTGGGCACCTGGGCAACAGCGCCCCACGTCTCCTCAGGCTGTGGGGAACAGAGAGATGGTTCTCAAAGTCAACCCGGCCAGCGCAAGAGGTCATGAAGCAAGCGAGGAGGAAGCAGCCAGGCGCTTTCATCAGGCGCTTACAAGGCCGACGGCGACTCAACTCAAACCGGATTCAATACCAGCAGAATACCGCAGTGCACTTCACAGCGCACTGCCGCTGGAGAGGTTTAACATGCAACCAAGAGATATGCGCATGCTGATATACCACCCACAGGGGGAACGTCCGGCTGCCGAGCTGCACCAGGGGCATATAGCAGAGGCTGTCCCTCCCACCTCAACGCCAACGAACATTACAGCCTCGCTTTCTCCACGGGCACACCTCTTGCAGAAAGGTATGTCTGACAAGGATGCCCTAAAGCAGTCAGAAATAAAGAGGGCCACACCACCCCCTGGGAAAGACGGAATGCTGGGAATTCGTGGTACAGTGCCTGCCATGGCCTCTCCTAAGCGAGTACAGCTGATCACCTCAGGGCCACCCTTTTCGGAGTATTCGAACATGTACTCCAACCTGCGTAATGTGCACTCGCAGTTTCCTGAAAATTCACCTATGGGGATCAGCCAACCTCCTCGCAACATCACTCCATCACAG gGTGCGCAAGAATCTGATCACAATCAAGCTCAGACTGAAAATCAAGTCGAGCATGTTGGACACCAGCAAATCAACATGGTACAGCTTCTTACG AGGTATCCTATCGTGTGGCAAGGTTTGCTGGcattaaaaaatgaaactgCTGCAGTCCAGTTGCATTTTGTGTGTGGAAACAAGTCTCTTGGACTGCGGTCACTTCCTGTCCCAGAGACTGGACCTCCTCTGCGTATTGTCCAGAGGATGAGATTGGAAACACAACAACTTGAAGGAGTAGCTCGCAGAATGACT GGCGAGAGTGAATTTTGCCTCCTGCTTGCAATGCCTTGCGGCTTAAATCAGGAAGATGTGGTGACACAGACACAAGTGCTGAAATCAGCTTTTATTAACTACCTGAAAGCCAAACTGGCTGCAGGTATCATCAACGTCCCCAATCCTGGCTCCAATCAG CCTGCCTACGTGTTGCAGATCTTCCCTCCATGTGAGTTTTCAGAGTCTCACCTTTCACGGCTTGCTCCCGACCTCATCAACCAGATCTCCAGCATTTCACCTCACCTCATGATCGTCATCACCTCGGTCTGA